The window GAAAGCCACTGGTAATACTAGATGGAGCTCATAATGCCGACGCAGCCCAAAAGCTAAGAGAAAATATAAATCTTTCATTTTCTCCGGAGGAGGTTGTAGCTGTAGTTTCAGTCTTAGGTGATAAGGATATTCAACACATAATGAGAATGATCAGGGGTTTTTCTGATACTATCATCCTCACTTCCCTCGAGATGTTTAAAAGAGGTATGAGTGGAGAGAAATTGTCTGAATATACAGATTTATTTAAATTATCGCTTGTGGAAAATGATATAAGCTCAGCCTATGAAAAGGCGATTCTTATGGATAAAAAAGTAATAGTAATATGCGGCTCTTTTTATCTTTTAAGCAGATTTAAGCAGGAGGCTTAATTTTGAAGAAAAGAAAAGTTTTTTTTAGACTTATGTTGTTGGTGTTTTTGATAGTTGCTCCGCTGTGTATATTTAGAATAGTTTATTTTCAGTGCAAGGTTAATATTTCAAAGCGGTTAGGTAGAAGAGAGATTCTAATCAGTGAAATCAGAAAAAATTCTCTCACAAGAAAAGAAAATTTTTTGGAAGATAAAAATTATAAAATTGCCCTTGAAAAATTAAAAAAAGAAAAACTGGAAGTGGAAGGAGTTGTGATAGTTGAACAATAGAATAATTACTCATAAATCAATATCTATAAGAGAGATTATATCAGAATTCAATCTAGAAGTTGTATGTGAGGGAAATCTAGACTATGAAATGACTGCCCCTAATATAAACAGGTCAGGTTCAGAATTAACCGGTTTTTTTGATGAAAATTCAGATATTTTGGACTCATATATTCAGGTTTTTGGAAAAGAGGAGATGACCTATCTAAAAAAACTAAATGCTGATAAGAGGGTTGGAATTTTAAATGAATACTTTTCTTATTCTTTCCCTGGAATCATACTGTGTGACACAGACACCATAGAAGAAGAATTTCGTAAAATAGCCGAAAAAAATAATAAAAGTCTTCTCAGAACAAAACAAAGGGCCAGTGTATTTATAAGAGATATAAAATACTTTCTCCAAAAAAAACTTGCTTCAGAAATGATGCTAAATGATCATATACTCCTAGAGATTTTTGGTATCGGGATTCTGATCACAGGGGATGATGATGCAAAACAAGGTGTTGCCATCGAACTCATCGAAAGAGGGCATAAATTTATAACAGATGATAATGTTATTTTAAAAAGGACTGGAGATGATCACCTTGTAGGTGAAAATAGATTTGAAAAATCATCAGACGCCGAACATTTTTTTTTAGTTCATAAGGGTGGCGGGAAGATAGATCTCACTGACACCTTCGGTCTGGGGTCTACAAGAAAGGAGAAGCAGATAAATATCCTTGTAAATCTTGAGAGGTGGAATGAGAGAAAATTTTACGACAGACTTGGTTTAGATCAGGTTTTTGAAGATTTTCTGGGGATAAAAGTCCAAAAGCTGACTCTTCCTGTACGCAAGGGGAGAAATCTGGCAGTTATTTTGGAGACAGCTGCAATAAACCACAGGTTGAAAAAATCAGGGGTTAATTCAGCAGAGTATTTTTTAAACGAAACTAAGAAATTAATATTAGAAAATAAAATGAGGAATCAGGGAGAGGAAGGTATGAAAAATCATATATCTCTATCAGTAAATGATCTAAAGAAAAAGTTTAATTTAGAAGTATTATGTGGTGAGGCCAAGTTAGATTCTACCTTTATTTATAAAACCAGTATTCATCGCCCTGCTCTGGCTCTGTCAGGATATTATGACATGATAGATGAGGACGGATCAGACAGGCTGCAGGTTTTTTCTGAAGGAGAGTTTAGATATTTAGAAAGTTTGGATAAAAAAACAAGAAAGAAAAATCTTCAGACTTATCTAAATTACAATTTTCCGGCAATAATTCTTTCTAAAATAGATGATATACC is drawn from uncultured Ilyobacter sp. and contains these coding sequences:
- the hprK gene encoding HPr(Ser) kinase/phosphatase, yielding MNNRIITHKSISIREIISEFNLEVVCEGNLDYEMTAPNINRSGSELTGFFDENSDILDSYIQVFGKEEMTYLKKLNADKRVGILNEYFSYSFPGIILCDTDTIEEEFRKIAEKNNKSLLRTKQRASVFIRDIKYFLQKKLASEMMLNDHILLEIFGIGILITGDDDAKQGVAIELIERGHKFITDDNVILKRTGDDHLVGENRFEKSSDAEHFFLVHKGGGKIDLTDTFGLGSTRKEKQINILVNLERWNERKFYDRLGLDQVFEDFLGIKVQKLTLPVRKGRNLAVILETAAINHRLKKSGVNSAEYFLNETKKLILENKMRNQGEEGMKNHISLSVNDLKKKFNLEVLCGEAKLDSTFIYKTSIHRPALALSGYYDMIDEDGSDRLQVFSEGEFRYLESLDKKTRKKNLQTYLNYNFPAIILSKIDDIPKYFIDAVEEKGRILLRYNKSKTSQIIADFNSFLETYFAPSITLHGVFVEMYGFGVLLTGKSGIGKSETALELIHRGHRLIADDMVKFIKHPSGDIVGRAAKLPHFMEIRGLGIIDIKALYGLGSVRLTKRLDAILELRELKSDEYLTSTKYSGGTIELLERSVYKAELYISSGRNAAAMVEVATMNLMAKKLGHDPEKAYKESYSRFTEEEKRILDFQEN